Proteins from a single region of Methanoculleus taiwanensis:
- a CDS encoding nitrilase-related carbon-nitrogen hydrolase, translating to MSTIGIAQVAGFGRKPAENLHRADTLAARAAAAGADLVCFPEQFATGWSPTVPAGSGEAIDGPTITTLQATARDHGVAVLGSFLEYTGDKPRNTAVAIDRSGSILTTYAKMHLFSPGGEDRHCTPGDALATFAVGGTTFGIAICYDLRFPELFRAYAETGADCVLVPSAWPCSRLAHFEIFVGSRALENQYYVAGINAGGSGHAGDPQCGSSLVADPEGTIIARGGAGEDLILAPLDPGRIHDARNRIPALKDRRSDLYHRLLSNR from the coding sequence ATGAGTACGATCGGTATCGCCCAGGTGGCAGGTTTCGGCCGCAAACCGGCAGAGAACCTGCACCGGGCGGACACGCTGGCAGCCAGGGCCGCCGCAGCGGGGGCAGATCTCGTCTGCTTCCCGGAGCAGTTCGCGACCGGCTGGTCGCCGACGGTCCCCGCCGGAAGCGGGGAGGCGATCGACGGCCCGACAATCACCACACTCCAGGCGACGGCGCGCGACCACGGGGTCGCCGTTCTCGGATCGTTTCTCGAGTACACGGGGGATAAGCCCCGGAACACCGCCGTCGCTATCGACCGGAGCGGCAGCATCCTCACCACCTACGCGAAGATGCACCTCTTCTCGCCCGGGGGCGAGGACCGGCACTGCACACCGGGAGATGCGCTCGCCACCTTCGCCGTCGGCGGCACGACCTTCGGGATAGCAATCTGCTACGATCTCCGGTTCCCCGAGCTCTTCCGGGCGTATGCCGAAACAGGCGCCGATTGCGTCCTCGTTCCCTCGGCCTGGCCGTGCAGCAGGCTTGCCCACTTCGAGATCTTCGTCGGCAGCAGAGCGCTTGAAAACCAGTACTACGTCGCCGGGATCAATGCGGGCGGATCGGGACACGCGGGCGACCCGCAGTGCGGATCGTCCCTTGTGGCCGACCCCGAAGGCACCATCATCGCCCGGGGAGGGGCCGGTGAGGACCTGATCCTCGCACCGCTCGATCCGGGCCGCATCCACGATGCACGAAACCGCATTCCTGCCCTGAAAGACCGCAGAAGTGACCTTTATCACAGATTGCTCTCTAATAGATAG
- a CDS encoding MarC family protein — MAGDLLSFVLLSFSSMIIVINPLAATLIYVSLTETMDRESKVRTAWEASRFALIVLLVFTIAGGFILQLFGITIEAFRIAGGLLLFGIGMEMVYAKTSRTKMTATEKYEGQEADDIAVMPLAIPMITGPGAITTAIVLMNEAMDMNVLALLIVPLSVVVSILVTYYMMKNADYITKRIGQREYRAVNRLMGMLLIAIAVQFIILGIQTAFPLLKGG; from the coding sequence ATGGCGGGCGATCTGCTGAGCTTTGTGCTCTTAAGTTTCTCGTCGATGATCATCGTGATCAATCCGCTCGCCGCCACCCTGATCTACGTCTCGCTCACGGAGACTATGGACCGCGAGAGCAAGGTGCGGACTGCGTGGGAAGCGAGCAGGTTCGCTCTCATCGTTCTCCTCGTCTTTACAATCGCAGGAGGATTTATCCTGCAGCTCTTCGGCATCACGATCGAGGCGTTCAGGATTGCCGGAGGGCTTCTGCTCTTCGGCATCGGTATGGAGATGGTCTACGCAAAGACTTCCCGGACAAAGATGACCGCGACGGAGAAGTACGAGGGGCAGGAGGCCGACGATATCGCCGTCATGCCGCTTGCAATACCCATGATCACGGGACCGGGGGCTATTACGACCGCGATCGTGCTGATGAACGAAGCAATGGATATGAACGTTCTGGCGCTCCTTATCGTCCCGCTCTCGGTCGTCGTCTCCATCCTTGTTACCTACTACATGATGAAGAACGCAGACTATATCACAAAACGCATCGGGCAGCGGGAGTACCGGGCGGTCAACCGGCTTATGGGGATGCTGCTCATCGCAATAGCGGTGCAGTTCATCATTCTCGGAATACAGACCGCATTCCCCCTGCTCAAAGGAGGATAA
- the ndk gene encoding nucleoside-diphosphate kinase, with protein MDRTFVMVKPDGVQRGLVGEIVSRFESKGLKMVGAKLERLPEERIADQYREHLEKPFFPGLKQYIMSGPCFLMVWEGKNVVPIVRRIVGATNPAEAEPGSIRGDYALDIGRNVIHASDSPESADREIGIHFTPAELVAYTRIDQGMLYE; from the coding sequence ATGGACCGCACCTTCGTTATGGTCAAGCCTGACGGCGTACAGCGCGGACTCGTCGGAGAGATCGTCTCCCGTTTCGAGTCCAAAGGTCTCAAGATGGTCGGAGCCAAGCTCGAACGGCTCCCTGAGGAGCGCATCGCCGACCAGTACCGTGAGCACCTTGAAAAACCCTTCTTCCCGGGGCTCAAGCAGTACATCATGAGCGGCCCCTGTTTCCTGATGGTATGGGAAGGCAAGAACGTGGTTCCGATCGTCCGCCGGATCGTCGGCGCCACAAACCCCGCCGAGGCCGAACCCGGCTCCATCCGCGGGGACTATGCTCTCGATATCGGGCGGAACGTTATCCACGCATCCGACTCCCCCGAGAGCGCCGACCGTGAGATCGGCATCCATTTCACACCCGCAGAACTGGTCGCATACACCAGAATCGACCAGGGCATGCTGTACGAGTAA
- a CDS encoding 50S ribosomal protein L24e, producing MVETYVCSFCGEQLEPGTGKMFVRRDGAIFYFCSTKCQNNYKLGRVPRRVDWTAAGRKARGKE from the coding sequence ATGGTAGAAACATACGTGTGCAGTTTCTGCGGTGAGCAGCTCGAGCCCGGTACCGGCAAGATGTTCGTCCGCAGGGACGGAGCCATCTTCTATTTCTGCAGCACCAAGTGCCAGAACAACTACAAGCTCGGCAGGGTGCCGCGCCGTGTCGACTGGACGGCCGCCGGCCGCAAGGCACGTGGCAAAGAGTGA
- a CDS encoding 30S ribosomal protein S28e: MANDGTPAEVIEVIGITGMHGEAQQVKCRILDGPNKGRIITRNTVGPIREGDILSLLETEREAKKLSRR; encoded by the coding sequence ATGGCAAACGACGGAACGCCCGCAGAAGTGATTGAGGTCATCGGCATCACCGGGATGCACGGTGAGGCACAGCAGGTAAAGTGCCGCATTCTCGACGGGCCGAACAAAGGGCGTATCATCACCCGCAATACGGTCGGACCGATCCGGGAAGGCGATATCCTCTCGCTGCTCGAAACCGAGCGCGAGGCCAAGAAACTCTCGAGACGGTGA
- the rpl7ae gene encoding 50S ribosomal protein L7Ae, protein MAKVYVKFEIPDDIQNKALEALEIARDTGKVKKGSNEATKAVERSIAQLVLIGADVEPEEIVMHLPPLCDEKQITYIFISKQNDIGAASGLDVGSAAAAIVKPGKAKELVDEIAKQVSALRA, encoded by the coding sequence ATGGCAAAGGTATACGTTAAATTTGAGATTCCGGATGATATCCAGAATAAAGCGCTTGAGGCACTTGAGATCGCACGCGACACCGGTAAGGTCAAGAAGGGTTCGAACGAAGCGACCAAGGCAGTCGAGCGCAGCATCGCCCAGCTGGTTCTCATCGGCGCAGATGTTGAGCCTGAAGAGATCGTGATGCACCTGCCCCCGCTCTGCGACGAGAAGCAGATCACGTACATCTTCATCAGCAAGCAGAACGATATCGGCGCCGCAAGCGGCCTCGACGTCGGTTCCGCAGCTGCTGCAATTGTAAAGCCCGGCAAGGCAAAGGAACTCGTCGACGAGATTGCCAAGCAGGTCAGCGCACTGAGAGCGTGA
- a CDS encoding DUF2298 domain-containing protein translates to MAAGEAQILFVLAWLATIKILQLGAWPALDRTFGRLAPAVAYPASILIFTIASWYLGLAGLPVWLALIPFAGLIVYGGYTGFYTRERLSSGAMWDLVFLIPFLFMLEVRYINPTISYAEKFMDHAFIASIMQTPVVPPLDPWYAGGTLAVYYYLGYWIFGAFGLVTGVPSPVTFNLALPTVFGLAAVSLYALGHLIMERYRWLLLLVLLIPNPSAIYQILIGSTWFDVLWQSTRTIPDTINEYPIFSMLWGDVHPHVIGIFNQIFLLLILIFALVKWEALATRGRIVVCALAALSLGSMPGINTWDVLVYAPIVIVFGLLIWWRSGRETSGTKQSLMLLLAVPPLSIALYLPYYLQLQSAGVEGIGIVPAPSEPVSFLLVHGFFLAIFFAYCARDIAKRPYLLLITVPFLATGYVAAAIAAVPLAYLLARRQLSVTEILAVLGLAIILITELVYLKDNMGETYYRMNTIFKFYLPAWILMGTAAFAILARWLDTTGVMERIPERFGRALPALAVVLLLAAPFAINVDFGYGTHTLDGLAYLESAHPGDAAAVAYLRNLSGDLRIVEAEGGDYTYYSRISSFTGIPTIIGMPFHEYMWRNDWPAVSGRIDDVRAIYEEPSHTVELMRKYDATLLYVGDPEREKYAVSLPTDGLSEIYNERGVQIYRITPE, encoded by the coding sequence TTGGCAGCAGGTGAAGCGCAGATCCTCTTCGTGCTGGCCTGGCTCGCCACGATAAAGATACTCCAGCTCGGAGCCTGGCCGGCTCTCGACCGCACCTTCGGGCGGCTTGCGCCGGCAGTCGCCTACCCGGCCTCGATCCTGATCTTCACCATCGCATCCTGGTACCTGGGACTCGCCGGCCTTCCCGTCTGGCTCGCCCTCATCCCGTTCGCAGGCCTCATCGTCTACGGCGGGTACACAGGGTTTTACACACGAGAGAGACTCTCATCGGGTGCCATGTGGGATCTGGTCTTTCTGATACCGTTCCTCTTCATGCTCGAGGTGCGCTATATCAACCCGACCATCTCGTATGCCGAAAAGTTCATGGACCACGCCTTCATCGCGTCGATTATGCAGACACCGGTGGTTCCGCCCCTCGACCCCTGGTATGCGGGGGGGACGCTTGCCGTGTACTACTACCTCGGGTACTGGATCTTCGGAGCGTTCGGCCTCGTCACCGGCGTCCCCTCACCGGTGACCTTCAACCTCGCCCTCCCGACGGTATTCGGTCTTGCCGCCGTATCCCTCTACGCCCTCGGGCACCTGATCATGGAGCGTTACCGGTGGCTCCTGCTCCTCGTTCTCCTCATCCCGAACCCCTCCGCGATCTACCAGATCCTTATCGGCAGCACCTGGTTTGACGTGCTCTGGCAGAGCACGCGGACGATCCCCGATACCATCAACGAGTACCCGATCTTCTCGATGCTCTGGGGCGATGTGCACCCCCACGTCATCGGGATCTTCAACCAGATCTTCCTGCTGCTGATCCTCATCTTCGCCCTCGTGAAGTGGGAAGCCCTCGCTACGAGGGGGCGGATCGTCGTCTGCGCCCTTGCGGCGCTGAGCCTCGGGTCGATGCCCGGGATCAACACCTGGGACGTACTCGTGTATGCCCCAATCGTCATCGTATTCGGCCTTCTCATCTGGTGGCGCTCGGGGAGAGAAACCTCGGGGACGAAACAGTCCCTGATGCTGCTTCTTGCCGTGCCGCCGCTCTCGATTGCGCTGTACCTCCCCTACTACCTGCAGCTCCAGAGCGCCGGGGTCGAAGGGATCGGGATCGTGCCGGCACCCTCAGAACCGGTGTCGTTTCTGCTTGTTCACGGGTTCTTCCTCGCGATCTTCTTCGCCTACTGCGCACGCGATATCGCAAAGAGGCCGTATCTCCTCCTGATCACGGTGCCGTTCCTGGCAACGGGCTACGTTGCCGCCGCCATTGCAGCAGTTCCGCTCGCCTACCTCCTCGCCCGGCGGCAACTCTCTGTGACGGAGATACTGGCCGTTCTCGGCCTTGCCATCATCCTCATCACCGAGCTTGTCTACCTGAAGGATAACATGGGCGAGACCTACTACCGGATGAATACCATCTTCAAGTTCTATCTGCCGGCATGGATCCTGATGGGCACCGCCGCTTTCGCCATCCTGGCAAGGTGGCTCGATACAACCGGGGTTATGGAGAGAATACCGGAACGCTTCGGTCGGGCACTTCCGGCGCTCGCGGTGGTGCTCCTTCTCGCCGCGCCGTTCGCGATCAACGTCGACTTCGGCTACGGCACCCATACGCTCGACGGGCTCGCATACCTCGAGAGTGCGCACCCCGGCGACGCAGCGGCGGTGGCATACCTCAGGAACCTTAGCGGGGATCTCCGGATCGTCGAGGCTGAGGGCGGCGACTACACCTACTACTCGCGTATTTCGTCGTTTACGGGGATCCCCACCATCATCGGCATGCCGTTCCACGAGTATATGTGGCGGAACGACTGGCCGGCGGTCTCCGGACGAATAGACGATGTTCGTGCAATCTACGAAGAGCCCTCGCACACCGTCGAACTGATGCGGAAGTACGACGCCACGCTCCTCTACGTCGGCGATCCGGAACGGGAGAAGTACGCAGTTTCCCTTCCGACGGACGGGCTCTCTGAGATCTACAACGAACGGGGCGTACAGATCTACCGGATAACCCCTGAATAG
- a CDS encoding lysylphosphatidylglycerol synthase transmembrane domain-containing protein → MLRRVSAIVLPTLVAVAIIAYMLYRVWDSLLITLEHIVLPFLFAAVIICVFAWFLRGVRYRAILQGLAIEEGVWFSTACIFVSQTANLIVPARLGDFVRMLILKHEDDATYSQGFSSIVVERIFDVLMIAVLGLLALPFVLNVPDWFVTVIVLPIVAGGAFFAFLLYSGRFNSENKYIGILLRVLEEVREASLHPRALAMLSGTSLLIWIVDVLVAVAVVAMFQETIPFAVIVLAIVIGNLVKAVPITPGGVGTYELALALTFEVSGTAAATATLIAVVDHLIKNMVTLVGGVLSIYYFGDWSVALMKKAFNKELEMEESFGSR, encoded by the coding sequence ATGCTGAGAAGAGTTAGTGCGATCGTCCTCCCCACCCTGGTAGCGGTGGCGATCATCGCCTACATGCTCTACCGGGTCTGGGACAGCCTCCTCATCACGCTTGAGCATATCGTTCTCCCCTTCCTCTTCGCCGCGGTCATCATCTGCGTGTTCGCGTGGTTTCTGCGGGGGGTGCGTTACCGCGCCATCTTACAGGGGCTCGCGATAGAGGAGGGCGTCTGGTTCTCGACGGCCTGCATCTTTGTCTCCCAGACTGCAAACCTGATCGTCCCTGCCCGCCTCGGGGATTTTGTCCGGATGCTCATCCTCAAGCACGAGGACGACGCCACCTACTCGCAGGGATTCTCCTCGATCGTCGTCGAGCGTATCTTCGACGTCCTGATGATAGCGGTGCTCGGCCTTCTCGCGCTCCCCTTCGTTCTCAACGTCCCGGACTGGTTCGTAACGGTCATCGTCCTCCCTATCGTGGCGGGAGGAGCCTTCTTCGCCTTCCTCCTCTACTCGGGACGATTCAACTCTGAAAACAAGTACATCGGGATACTCCTCCGGGTGCTCGAGGAGGTCCGCGAAGCCTCGCTCCACCCGAGAGCGCTCGCCATGCTCAGCGGAACCTCGCTTCTCATCTGGATCGTCGACGTCCTCGTCGCGGTCGCGGTCGTGGCGATGTTCCAGGAGACGATCCCCTTCGCGGTAATTGTGCTCGCGATCGTCATCGGCAACCTCGTCAAAGCCGTTCCGATCACGCCGGGCGGCGTCGGCACCTACGAACTCGCGCTTGCCCTGACCTTCGAGGTTTCAGGGACCGCCGCAGCCACGGCGACCCTGATAGCCGTCGTCGACCACCTGATCAAGAATATGGTCACTCTGGTCGGCGGGGTGCTCTCGATCTACTACTTCGGCGACTGGTCGGTCGCCCTGATGAAGAAGGCGTTCAACAAAGAGCTTGAGATGGAGGAGTCGTTTGGCAGCAGGTGA
- a CDS encoding dolichyl-phosphate beta-glucosyltransferase — translation MSEIEVSCVLPVYNDRDALATAVPRSVKCLETIAPGRFEVLVAEDGSTDGSAEFVAGLAREDARIRLLHSDERLGRGRALNRAFTAAQGSIVCYYDVDLATDLQHLPELIGAIHQGYDIATGSRLLPTSDIVRSGDREIASRGYNQLVRTILRSSLHDHQCGFKAFDRARLLNLLPAVSSNHWFWDTEVLVRAERNGYRIREFPVRWRQGAGTTVRRKDVVEMGSAILSLWWQLHAEKS, via the coding sequence ATGAGTGAGATAGAGGTCAGCTGCGTTCTCCCGGTCTACAACGACCGTGACGCGCTTGCGACTGCCGTTCCGCGATCGGTCAAGTGCCTGGAAACGATTGCTCCGGGGAGATTCGAGGTGCTCGTCGCTGAAGACGGCAGCACCGACGGCAGTGCGGAGTTCGTGGCCGGCCTTGCCCGGGAAGATGCACGCATCCGCCTCCTGCACAGCGACGAGAGGCTCGGCCGGGGAAGGGCTCTGAACCGCGCATTCACGGCGGCACAGGGCTCGATCGTCTGCTACTACGATGTCGACCTCGCCACTGATCTGCAGCATCTCCCCGAACTCATCGGCGCTATCCACCAGGGATATGATATCGCTACCGGCTCGCGCCTGCTCCCGACGAGCGATATCGTCAGGAGCGGCGATCGTGAGATAGCAAGCAGGGGATACAACCAGCTGGTCAGGACGATCCTGCGTAGCAGCCTCCACGACCACCAGTGCGGGTTCAAAGCCTTCGACCGCGCGCGCCTCCTCAACCTGCTCCCCGCCGTATCGTCGAACCACTGGTTCTGGGACACCGAGGTGCTGGTCAGGGCAGAGCGGAACGGATACCGAATACGTGAGTTCCCGGTCAGGTGGCGGCAGGGCGCGGGAACAACGGTGAGGCGCAAAGACGTCGTCGAGATGGGTTCGGCGATCCTCTCCCTCTGGTGGCAACTGCATGCTGAGAAGAGTTAG
- a CDS encoding NAD(P)/FAD-dependent oxidoreductase produces the protein MKICIIGGGLCGLTAARELADNAEVTLVERRPILGGCLASYAIDGYSIEQYYHHCFAGDSRLLNLLKELKIADRLEWLRGTTGYYAESTAYPLTTPTEILKYPYLSLTDKARLAVLTLRSKRFDLESLDTVTAKEFILNNLGSGVYTSFFEPLLRSKFGERSDEVSAAWLISRIAIRSNRGTGGERLGYLRGGFQCLIDRLREDLIQKGCSIATGRTIQAIERDGGRWLVDGEPYDIVLSTIPPQETARISGMAIDPIPYQGAACMTLALSRDVTDGIYWLNMKDRAPYGAVVSHTNFAPPEWYNGDRLIYLASYFAGRLPGTFEKTMLTDFCRRFGVQEREVLWHRMAVDPYAGPIYTTGLRSQIPDYEQHGLFMAGMFSLPNYPERSMEGSVVAAEEVARRIHTRAAHE, from the coding sequence ATGAAGATTTGCATAATTGGCGGAGGATTATGCGGCCTTACGGCTGCACGGGAACTTGCCGACAACGCGGAGGTCACCCTTGTCGAGAGAAGACCGATCCTCGGCGGCTGCCTCGCATCGTATGCCATCGACGGCTACTCTATCGAGCAGTACTATCACCACTGCTTTGCCGGCGATTCCCGCCTTTTGAACCTCTTAAAGGAGCTTAAGATTGCGGATCGGCTCGAGTGGCTCCGGGGCACCACCGGATACTATGCCGAAAGCACCGCCTACCCGCTGACCACCCCTACCGAGATCCTCAAGTACCCCTACCTCTCCCTCACCGACAAGGCACGCCTTGCCGTGCTTACCCTCCGGTCGAAACGCTTCGATCTCGAATCGCTCGACACCGTCACCGCGAAAGAGTTCATCCTCAACAACCTCGGTTCCGGCGTCTATACATCGTTCTTCGAGCCGCTCCTGCGCAGCAAGTTCGGGGAGCGCAGCGACGAGGTCTCGGCGGCCTGGCTCATCTCCCGGATCGCGATCCGGTCGAACCGGGGCACGGGAGGGGAACGCCTTGGGTACCTGCGGGGCGGTTTTCAGTGCCTCATCGACCGCCTCCGGGAGGATCTGATCCAAAAGGGCTGCTCAATCGCCACCGGCAGAACCATTCAGGCGATCGAGCGGGACGGGGGGCGCTGGCTGGTGGACGGCGAGCCGTATGACATCGTGCTCTCAACGATACCGCCGCAGGAGACGGCACGAATCTCCGGGATGGCGATAGATCCGATCCCGTACCAGGGGGCAGCATGCATGACGCTCGCCCTTTCCCGGGACGTTACGGACGGCATCTACTGGCTCAACATGAAAGACCGCGCCCCGTACGGCGCCGTGGTCTCGCATACGAACTTCGCCCCGCCCGAATGGTACAACGGCGACCGCCTCATCTACCTTGCCTCCTACTTTGCAGGGCGCCTCCCCGGGACGTTCGAAAAGACGATGCTCACCGACTTCTGCAGGCGCTTTGGCGTACAGGAGCGCGAGGTTCTCTGGCACCGGATGGCCGTCGACCCCTACGCAGGGCCGATCTACACAACCGGCCTTCGGTCACAGATCCCGGACTACGAGCAGCACGGCCTGTTCATGGCGGGGATGTTCAGCCTCCCGAACTACCCCGAACGGAGCATGGAGGGGTCGGTCGTCGCAGCAGAAGAGGTCGCACGTCGGATACACACGAGGGCGGCGCATGAGTGA
- a CDS encoding tubulin/FtsZ family protein, protein MRVFFIGFGQAGGKIVDMFIEQDKKMPTQSFRGIAVNTARTDLMGIKNIELKDRLLIGQTVVKGHGVGTDNVTGARVTADEIDSIINAIDSRGTHDIDAFVIVSGLGGGTGSGGTPVLARHLKRIYREPVYAIGILPAPEEGRLYSYNAARSLSTLVNEADNTFLFDNSAWKNEGESVKDAYNRLNDEIVRRFGVLFRAGEVGAGGVGEMVVDSSEIINTLRGGGISSVGYAISERINPRTKQKQGFLGSFMKKKEKAEDVLLTGEDKSAKIIALVRRAMLGRLTLPCDYSSAERALVLLAGPPQEMDRKGVEKSKSWVEENIAGVEVRGGDYPVSSDYIAAVVLLATIENAPRITDLLEIAKATKEDVIRAKDKRSSMFDEGIEPLFE, encoded by the coding sequence ATGAGGGTCTTTTTCATAGGATTTGGTCAGGCCGGCGGCAAAATTGTCGATATGTTCATAGAACAGGACAAAAAAATGCCGACCCAAAGCTTCCGGGGAATCGCCGTGAATACGGCGCGGACTGACCTGATGGGCATCAAGAACATAGAACTGAAGGATCGATTGCTGATCGGGCAGACCGTGGTGAAAGGACACGGTGTCGGCACCGACAACGTCACCGGTGCCAGAGTGACGGCCGACGAGATCGACAGCATCATAAACGCCATCGATTCCCGGGGGACGCACGATATCGATGCCTTCGTCATCGTCTCCGGCCTCGGCGGCGGTACGGGATCAGGCGGTACCCCGGTGCTCGCCCGCCACTTAAAGCGGATTTATCGGGAGCCGGTCTATGCTATCGGCATTCTGCCGGCGCCCGAAGAGGGTCGCCTGTACTCCTATAACGCCGCCAGAAGTCTCAGCACCCTCGTTAACGAGGCGGATAATACGTTCCTCTTCGATAACAGCGCCTGGAAGAACGAGGGTGAGAGTGTCAAGGATGCCTACAACCGTCTGAACGACGAGATTGTCCGCCGTTTCGGCGTCCTCTTCCGTGCCGGAGAGGTCGGTGCAGGTGGCGTCGGTGAGATGGTCGTCGATTCGAGCGAGATCATCAACACGCTGCGCGGCGGCGGCATCAGCAGTGTCGGCTATGCGATCAGCGAGCGGATAAACCCCCGCACCAAGCAGAAGCAGGGCTTCCTCGGCAGCTTTATGAAGAAGAAGGAGAAGGCTGAGGACGTGTTGCTGACGGGCGAGGATAAGTCGGCAAAGATCATCGCGCTCGTCCGGCGTGCCATGCTGGGTCGGCTCACCCTGCCGTGCGACTACTCGTCGGCGGAGCGTGCTCTTGTTCTCCTGGCAGGGCCGCCGCAGGAGATGGACCGGAAGGGCGTCGAGAAGTCCAAGAGCTGGGTCGAGGAGAACATTGCCGGGGTTGAGGTGCGTGGCGGTGACTATCCGGTATCGAGCGATTATATCGCTGCTGTAGTCCTCCTCGCCACCATCGAAAACGCCCCGAGGATCACCGACCTCCTTGAGATCGCCAAAGCAACCAAAGAAGATGTGATACGAGCGAAGGATAAACGCTCCTCAATGTTTGACGAAGGTATAGAACCATTATTCGAATGA
- a CDS encoding flippase activity-associated protein Agl23: MTAAGFYDRIREQLSYERLFFLIFLVALGLRFYQLDLKLFHHDEAIHAWFSYRLLTEGIYTYDPMYHGPLLYYVTAGMFSVFGDSDLVGRVVPALLGLALIPLLYPIYRLGYLDKRQTLIAALFIAVSPGMVYFSRFLRNDIFIIFFTLVLLVSLLYYFERRETKYALIAGAAVGFGMSSKENMPIVLAIFGSYLIYLISTRRLELPKRWKTDLLFGALVTVGIMAAFYSSFGAHPEVLADGWLKAIEHWTAMHQQERLGGPPFFYIIFFLLYEVPIFILAVFGIGQFLAGNGRGTRAVREIRRRLARKSDTAAPLPQDLDEVVGTRIFDRREEFMRFSIYWLVLSVGAYAYIGEKVPWLILHQLLPLIFVAVYAMTTKKAAIAVGASIFLIAMTWHVGFVPVDINEPIVQVQNSEDLREIMAMIDASEKVAIASDTYWPLPWYYRGEQASKISYYGGKVDESTIYSQNFDMVIAYDQDTYPSLTGYDKERYKLSYWFSYYDNQDRIAEYYLMRDGKTGSMNIDVFTKKAPSL; encoded by the coding sequence GTGACGGCCGCTGGATTCTACGACAGGATCCGTGAACAGCTCTCCTACGAGAGACTTTTTTTCCTGATTTTTCTGGTAGCCCTGGGGCTGCGGTTCTATCAGCTGGACTTAAAACTCTTTCATCACGACGAAGCTATTCACGCATGGTTTTCGTATCGCCTGCTGACCGAAGGGATCTATACGTACGATCCCATGTACCACGGGCCGCTGCTCTACTACGTCACGGCAGGGATGTTCTCAGTCTTCGGAGACTCCGATCTCGTGGGGAGGGTCGTCCCGGCACTCCTCGGACTCGCGCTGATCCCGCTCCTCTACCCGATCTACAGACTCGGGTACCTCGATAAGAGGCAGACGCTCATAGCAGCGCTCTTCATCGCCGTCTCTCCGGGGATGGTCTACTTCTCGCGGTTTCTTCGAAACGACATCTTCATCATCTTCTTTACACTGGTTCTCCTCGTCTCACTCCTCTACTACTTCGAGAGGCGGGAGACGAAGTACGCTCTCATCGCGGGCGCCGCAGTCGGCTTCGGGATGTCGAGCAAGGAGAATATGCCGATCGTGCTTGCGATCTTCGGATCCTACCTCATCTACCTGATCAGCACCCGGCGCCTCGAACTGCCGAAGCGGTGGAAGACCGATCTCCTCTTCGGAGCCCTGGTTACAGTCGGGATCATGGCAGCCTTCTACTCCTCGTTCGGCGCTCACCCCGAGGTGCTCGCGGACGGGTGGCTAAAAGCCATCGAGCACTGGACGGCAATGCACCAGCAGGAGCGCCTCGGCGGGCCGCCGTTCTTCTACATCATCTTCTTCCTCCTCTACGAGGTGCCGATCTTCATCCTCGCCGTCTTCGGAATCGGCCAGTTCCTCGCAGGCAACGGGCGGGGCACCCGGGCAGTGCGGGAGATCCGTCGACGCCTCGCGCGAAAGAGCGATACTGCAGCACCACTGCCGCAAGACCTCGATGAGGTGGTCGGCACCCGGATCTTCGATCGGCGGGAAGAGTTCATGCGGTTCTCCATCTACTGGCTGGTGCTCTCCGTCGGCGCCTACGCCTACATCGGCGAGAAGGTGCCGTGGCTGATCCTGCACCAGCTGCTCCCCCTGATCTTCGTCGCCGTGTATGCGATGACGACGAAGAAGGCGGCGATCGCGGTCGGTGCGAGCATCTTCCTCATCGCCATGACGTGGCACGTCGGGTTCGTGCCGGTCGACATCAACGAACCGATCGTACAGGTGCAGAACTCCGAAGACCTCAGGGAGATCATGGCGATGATCGACGCATCGGAGAAGGTCGCCATCGCATCGGATACCTACTGGCCGCTTCCCTGGTACTACCGGGGAGAGCAGGCGTCGAAGATCTCCTACTACGGCGGTAAGGTCGACGAGAGCACGATCTACTCCCAAAACTTCGATATGGTCATCGCGTACGATCAGGACACCTACCCGTCGCTCACCGGCTACGATAAGGAGCGCTACAAGCTCAGCTACTGGTTCTCGTACTACGACAACCAGGATCGGATCGCGGAGTACTACCTCATGCGGGACGGGAAGACGGGGAGCATGAATATCGACGTCTTCACGAAGAAGGCACCGTCGCTGTAA